In Myxocyprinus asiaticus isolate MX2 ecotype Aquarium Trade chromosome 3, UBuf_Myxa_2, whole genome shotgun sequence, the following proteins share a genomic window:
- the LOC127419732 gene encoding moesin-like isoform X1, giving the protein MPKTISVRVTTMDAELEFAIQPSTTGKQLFDQVVKTIGLREVWFFGLQYQDTKGFSTWLKLNKKVTAQDVRKESPLLFKFRAKFYPEDVSEELIQEATQRLFFLQVKEGILNDDIYCPPETAVLLASYAVQAKYTDYNKDAHTPGYLSSEKLLPQRVLEQHKLNKEQWEERIQVWHEEHKGMLREDSMMEYLKIAQDLEMYGVNYFSIKNKKGSELWLGVDALGLNIYEQNDKMTPKIGFPWSEIRNISFNDKKFVIKPIDKKAPDFVFYAQRLRINKRILALCMGNHELYMRRRKPDTIEVQQMKAQAKEEKNHKKMERAMLEDERKKREQAEKEKEKIEKEKEELMERLRQIEEQTRKAQQELEEQTRRALELDEERKRTQEEAERLERERRLAEEAKAALLQQSESQLKNQEHLATELAELTSKISLLEDAKKKKEEEASEWQKKAAMVQEDLEKTKEELKNKVMSAHVTEPVHGENDNDEGDESSAEASAELTSEAAYKDRSEEERMTEAEKNERVQKHLLALTSELANARDETKKTQNDIIHAENVRAGRDKYKTLRQIRSGNTKQRIDEFECM; this is encoded by the exons atCAGTGTTCGTGTGACTACGATGGATGCAGAGCTGGAGTTTGCCATCCAACCCAGCACCACAGGGAAACAGTTATTTGACCAG GTTGTAAAAACCATCGGTTTAAGGGAGGTGTGGTTTTTTGGACTGCAATACCAGGACACCAAAGGCTTTTCTACCTGGCTTAAACTCAACAAGAAG GTTACGGCTCAGGACGTCCGCAAGGAGAGTCCTTTGCTTTTTAAATTCCGGGCAAAGTTTTATCCCGAAGATGTTTCCGAGGAGCTGATTCAAGAGGCGACTCAAAGACTCTTCTTCCTTCAG GTGAAAGAGGGGATCCTGAATGATGATATCTACTGTCCCCCCGAGACCGCGGTGTTGCTGGCGTCGTACGCAGTGCAGGCCAAATACACAGACTACAACAAAGATGCTCACACACCTGGATACCTGTCCAGTGAGAAACTGCTCCCACAGAG AGTTTTGGAGCAACACAAGCTGAATAAGGAGCAATGGGAGGAAAGAATTCAGGTCTGGCACGAGGAGCACAAGGGCATGTTgag AGAGGACTCTATGATGGAGTATCTGAAGATAGCTCAGGATCTGGAGATGTACGGCGTGAATTATTTCAGTATTAAGAATAAGAAGGGATCAGAGCTCTGGTTGGGAGTGGATGCCCTCGGACTCAACATCTACGAGCAGAATGACAA AATGACGCCTAAAATTGGTTTCCCCTGGAGTGAGATCAGGAACATTTCTTTCAACGATAAGAAATTTGTCATCAAACCCATTGATAAAAAAGCCCCG GACTTTGTGTTCTATGCCCAGCGTTTACGCATTAATAAGAGGATTCTGGCGTTGTGCATGGGGAACCATGAGCTTTATATGAGGCGCCGTAAACCTGACACCATTGAGGTCCAGCAGATGAAAGCACAGGCCAAGGAGGAGAAGAACCATAAAAAGATGGAAAG GGCCATGCTGGAGGATGAACGTAAGAAGAGAGAGCAGGCagaaaaggagaaagagaagattgaaaaagaaaaggaggagctgATGGAGAGACTCAGACAGATTGAAGAACAGACGAGAAAAGCTCAGCAGG AACTGGAGGAGCAGACCCGCAGGGCGTTGGAGTTGGATGAGGAGCGTAAACGCACTCAGGAGGAGGCGGAGCGTTTGGAGCGAGAGCGTCGCCTAGCAGAGGAGGCCAAAGCGGCTCTGCTGCAGCAGTCCGAGAGCCAGCTGAAGAACCAGGAGCATCTG gcaACTGAACTGGCTGAGTTAACTTCCAAGATTTCTCTGCTTGAAGATGCCAAAAAGAAGAAAGAAGAGGAAGCATCGGAATGGCAGAAGAAG GCCGCCATGGTGCAAGAGGACCTGGAGAAGACTAAAGAGGAGCTGAAGAATAAAGTGATGTCGGCCCATGTCACAGAGCCCGTTCACGGTGAAAACGATAATGATGAGGGTGATGAGAGCAGCGCCGAGGCCAGTGCTGAACTCACCTCTGAAGCGGCTTATAAAGACAGGAGCGAGGAGGAACGCATGACAGAAGCAGAGAAGAACGAACGAGTGCAGAAACATCTGCTG GCTCTTACTTCTGAGCTTGCTAATGCTCGTGATGAGACTAAGAAGACCCAGAATGACATCATCCATGCAGAGAATGTACGAGCAGGGCGTGACAAATACAAGACGCTTCGTCAGATCCGCTCTGGAAACACCAAACAGCGAATCGATGAGTTTGAGTGCATGTAA
- the LOC127419732 gene encoding moesin-like isoform X2 — MQSWSLPSNPAPQGNSYLTRVLEQHKLNKEQWEERIQVWHEEHKGMLREDSMMEYLKIAQDLEMYGVNYFSIKNKKGSELWLGVDALGLNIYEQNDKMTPKIGFPWSEIRNISFNDKKFVIKPIDKKAPDFVFYAQRLRINKRILALCMGNHELYMRRRKPDTIEVQQMKAQAKEEKNHKKMERAMLEDERKKREQAEKEKEKIEKEKEELMERLRQIEEQTRKAQQELEEQTRRALELDEERKRTQEEAERLERERRLAEEAKAALLQQSESQLKNQEHLATELAELTSKISLLEDAKKKKEEEASEWQKKAAMVQEDLEKTKEELKNKVMSAHVTEPVHGENDNDEGDESSAEASAELTSEAAYKDRSEEERMTEAEKNERVQKHLLALTSELANARDETKKTQNDIIHAENVRAGRDKYKTLRQIRSGNTKQRIDEFECM, encoded by the exons ATGCAGAGCTGGAGTTTGCCATCCAACCCAGCACCACAGGGAAACAGTTATTTGACCAG AGTTTTGGAGCAACACAAGCTGAATAAGGAGCAATGGGAGGAAAGAATTCAGGTCTGGCACGAGGAGCACAAGGGCATGTTgag AGAGGACTCTATGATGGAGTATCTGAAGATAGCTCAGGATCTGGAGATGTACGGCGTGAATTATTTCAGTATTAAGAATAAGAAGGGATCAGAGCTCTGGTTGGGAGTGGATGCCCTCGGACTCAACATCTACGAGCAGAATGACAA AATGACGCCTAAAATTGGTTTCCCCTGGAGTGAGATCAGGAACATTTCTTTCAACGATAAGAAATTTGTCATCAAACCCATTGATAAAAAAGCCCCG GACTTTGTGTTCTATGCCCAGCGTTTACGCATTAATAAGAGGATTCTGGCGTTGTGCATGGGGAACCATGAGCTTTATATGAGGCGCCGTAAACCTGACACCATTGAGGTCCAGCAGATGAAAGCACAGGCCAAGGAGGAGAAGAACCATAAAAAGATGGAAAG GGCCATGCTGGAGGATGAACGTAAGAAGAGAGAGCAGGCagaaaaggagaaagagaagattgaaaaagaaaaggaggagctgATGGAGAGACTCAGACAGATTGAAGAACAGACGAGAAAAGCTCAGCAGG AACTGGAGGAGCAGACCCGCAGGGCGTTGGAGTTGGATGAGGAGCGTAAACGCACTCAGGAGGAGGCGGAGCGTTTGGAGCGAGAGCGTCGCCTAGCAGAGGAGGCCAAAGCGGCTCTGCTGCAGCAGTCCGAGAGCCAGCTGAAGAACCAGGAGCATCTG gcaACTGAACTGGCTGAGTTAACTTCCAAGATTTCTCTGCTTGAAGATGCCAAAAAGAAGAAAGAAGAGGAAGCATCGGAATGGCAGAAGAAG GCCGCCATGGTGCAAGAGGACCTGGAGAAGACTAAAGAGGAGCTGAAGAATAAAGTGATGTCGGCCCATGTCACAGAGCCCGTTCACGGTGAAAACGATAATGATGAGGGTGATGAGAGCAGCGCCGAGGCCAGTGCTGAACTCACCTCTGAAGCGGCTTATAAAGACAGGAGCGAGGAGGAACGCATGACAGAAGCAGAGAAGAACGAACGAGTGCAGAAACATCTGCTG GCTCTTACTTCTGAGCTTGCTAATGCTCGTGATGAGACTAAGAAGACCCAGAATGACATCATCCATGCAGAGAATGTACGAGCAGGGCGTGACAAATACAAGACGCTTCGTCAGATCCGCTCTGGAAACACCAAACAGCGAATCGATGAGTTTGAGTGCATGTAA